One stretch of Lacimicrobium alkaliphilum DNA includes these proteins:
- a CDS encoding KamA family radical SAM protein produces the protein MQQVVQIQSAQSYRSPGFKAYQHRQIDKIEQLKQLPEHLRFQMKVVASVFPFRVNNFVIDELIDWDNVPDDPLFQLTFPQRGMLDDDSYARMASLLRTDPSSEQVMALAEDIRARLNPHPAGQTDHNVPQLDGERVEGMQHKYRETVLFFPAQGQYCHSYCTFCFRWAQFVGKATRFNNNDAEQLHQYLREHKEVTDLLVTGGDPMVMRTVKLQAYLEALTQPEFDHIRTIRIGTKSLTFWPFRYVTDPDAEALLDLISKLVQAGKHVSFMAHINHVQELRTDITREAIRRIRATGAQIRSQAPLLNNINNDADMWANMWKEQTQLGIVPYYMFIERDTGAKRYFEIPLYKTWEIFRQAYQQVSGVSRTVRGPSMSAGPGKVEISGVAEVKGEKVFVLRFIQARNPDWVQLPFFAEYDETATWLNDLKPAFGEQKFFWQDEYEAMLKAD, from the coding sequence ATGCAGCAAGTCGTTCAGATACAGTCCGCACAGAGCTACAGATCGCCTGGCTTCAAGGCCTATCAGCACAGACAAATCGATAAAATCGAGCAGCTAAAGCAATTGCCTGAGCACCTGCGCTTCCAGATGAAAGTGGTGGCCAGCGTGTTCCCTTTCCGGGTAAATAACTTTGTTATCGATGAGCTGATTGATTGGGACAATGTACCTGACGATCCGCTGTTCCAGCTTACCTTCCCACAGCGCGGTATGCTGGATGATGACTCCTATGCCCGGATGGCGTCATTATTACGCACCGATCCAAGTTCAGAGCAGGTGATGGCGCTGGCGGAAGATATTCGCGCCAGACTTAACCCCCACCCGGCCGGACAAACGGATCATAATGTGCCACAGCTTGATGGCGAACGGGTCGAAGGGATGCAGCACAAGTACCGTGAAACTGTGCTGTTTTTCCCGGCACAGGGCCAGTATTGTCATTCTTATTGCACGTTCTGTTTCCGCTGGGCACAGTTTGTCGGCAAAGCCACCCGCTTTAATAATAATGATGCCGAACAATTGCATCAGTACCTGCGCGAACATAAAGAAGTCACAGATCTGCTGGTTACCGGCGGCGACCCCATGGTGATGCGTACGGTTAAACTACAGGCCTACCTTGAAGCCCTGACTCAGCCGGAATTTGATCATATCCGCACTATCAGAATCGGCACAAAATCGCTGACCTTCTGGCCCTTTCGTTATGTGACTGACCCCGACGCTGAGGCATTGCTGGATCTTATCAGCAAGCTGGTACAAGCGGGCAAACATGTATCCTTTATGGCCCATATTAACCATGTTCAGGAATTGCGCACCGATATCACCCGTGAAGCCATCCGCCGTATTCGTGCCACCGGCGCGCAGATCCGCTCACAGGCACCGCTTTTGAATAACATCAATAACGACGCCGATATGTGGGCGAACATGTGGAAGGAACAGACCCAGCTCGGCATCGTGCCCTACTATATGTTTATCGAGCGCGATACCGGTGCCAAACGTTACTTTGAGATCCCGCTGTATAAGACCTGGGAAATTTTCCGCCAGGCCTATCAGCAGGTATCCGGTGTCAGTCGCACCGTACGCGGGCCATCAATGAGTGCTGGCCCCGGCAAAGTTGAGATCTCAGGGGTGGCTGAAGTTAAAGGTGAGAAAGTCTTTGTGCTGCGCTTTATCCAGGCCCGTAACCCTGACTGGGTACAACTGCCCTTTTTCGCCGAATATGACGAAACTGCTACATGGCTGAATGACCTTAAACCCGCCTTCGGCGAACAAAAGTTCTTCTGGCAGGATGAATACGAGGCCATGTTAAAAGCCGACTAA
- a CDS encoding TonB-dependent receptor, with protein sequence MKCTFPFASAVLMLSSAGFAQEHDNMEVIYITSERVARSTLHTPYSVEQFSAEDITAGLYRSLPDIFKDAAGVMVQKTAYGQGSPYIRGFTGFRTLFLVDGVRLNNAIFREGPNQYWNTVDAFSVGRMELLRGPSSALYGADAIGGTVQVFSTRLDTDVYRSEQLIDYFYRGASAEHSNILRSSLRSEAPGQAFMAGATLKDFGDLTRGQGIEQPNTGYDEYNLDAKWVRTLNEQWQLSAAAFYTEQDDVPRTHRTIYSTSFAGTNLGNELRRDLSHKRFMGYARLDADKPFDAVNDLQLTLSWQTQKERRDRERTDNRSDTQGITTDTVGLQAQFTSEYADINWVYGLESYIDSVDSFSSGNPVQGPVADDAQYQWHGLYLQGRGALTSRLDLLAGARFNHMRVDADKVSDPVSGDAMGVENSWSKTVFNLMFNYRQSDSQSFYAGIAQGFRAPNLSDLTRFDSARSNEFEIPSTDLKPEHFTNYSLGYKFYASAAIVDVSLFYTDIRDQIERFVTGNINADGEFEISKANIGDGHVKGLELRLSYPVSKEIKGSLLAAYVSGKVDTFPGSEQRLTSEYPSRLMPTSVRIGLDYEPVYQDWGGQLQWYLVERADRLSTRDRGDTQRIPPGGTPGYGTLNISGFYQVSNKLRLQLEVENLFDKDYRIHGSGQNEAGRNFILGIQGSF encoded by the coding sequence ATGAAGTGCACTTTTCCCTTTGCATCTGCCGTTTTGATGCTGAGTTCAGCAGGTTTTGCCCAGGAGCATGACAACATGGAAGTGATCTATATCACCAGTGAAAGGGTGGCGAGATCAACATTGCATACGCCTTACTCTGTAGAGCAATTTAGCGCAGAAGATATTACCGCCGGGCTTTACCGAAGCTTGCCGGATATTTTCAAAGATGCCGCTGGCGTGATGGTACAAAAAACCGCCTATGGGCAAGGCTCTCCCTATATTCGAGGTTTTACCGGCTTCAGAACCTTATTCCTGGTAGATGGTGTGCGTTTGAATAACGCCATCTTCAGGGAAGGACCAAATCAGTACTGGAATACGGTCGATGCTTTTTCAGTGGGTCGCATGGAGCTGCTGAGAGGGCCCTCTTCAGCCCTTTATGGTGCTGACGCGATAGGCGGGACAGTGCAGGTGTTCAGCACAAGGCTGGATACGGATGTTTACCGTTCTGAACAGCTGATTGATTACTTTTATCGCGGTGCCAGTGCTGAGCACTCCAATATTCTGCGCAGCAGCCTCCGCTCGGAAGCTCCAGGGCAGGCCTTTATGGCCGGCGCAACACTTAAGGACTTTGGTGATTTGACCAGAGGCCAGGGGATTGAGCAACCCAATACGGGGTACGATGAGTACAATCTGGATGCGAAATGGGTCAGGACACTGAATGAACAATGGCAACTGAGTGCGGCGGCATTTTACACTGAGCAGGATGACGTACCCCGCACTCACCGAACGATTTACTCCACTTCTTTTGCCGGTACCAATCTGGGCAATGAGCTGAGACGGGATCTCAGCCATAAACGCTTTATGGGATATGCCCGTCTTGATGCCGACAAGCCATTTGATGCAGTCAACGACTTACAACTGACGCTGTCCTGGCAAACACAGAAAGAGCGCCGCGACAGAGAAAGAACGGATAATCGCTCTGACACACAGGGTATTACCACCGATACTGTGGGCTTACAGGCCCAGTTTACTTCTGAATATGCTGATATTAACTGGGTTTACGGGCTGGAGAGTTATATTGATTCGGTCGACAGTTTCTCTAGCGGGAATCCTGTTCAGGGGCCAGTTGCCGATGATGCCCAGTATCAGTGGCATGGCTTATACCTGCAGGGACGGGGAGCGCTGACTTCCAGGCTGGATCTCTTGGCCGGAGCCAGGTTTAACCATATGCGCGTTGATGCGGATAAGGTTAGCGATCCGGTAAGCGGCGACGCGATGGGTGTTGAAAACAGCTGGAGCAAAACGGTATTTAATCTGATGTTTAATTACCGACAGTCTGACTCGCAGAGTTTTTATGCTGGCATTGCTCAGGGCTTCAGGGCTCCTAATCTGTCAGATTTAACCCGTTTTGACAGTGCCCGTAGCAATGAATTTGAAATTCCCAGCACAGATCTCAAACCTGAGCACTTCACGAATTACAGTCTTGGCTATAAATTTTACGCATCAGCAGCCATAGTCGATGTCTCGTTATTTTATACCGATATCAGAGATCAGATTGAGCGCTTTGTAACAGGTAATATCAATGCTGATGGTGAGTTTGAGATCAGTAAGGCCAATATTGGTGACGGACATGTAAAAGGGTTGGAGTTAAGGCTCAGTTATCCTGTCAGCAAAGAAATTAAGGGCTCGCTTTTGGCCGCTTATGTCAGTGGTAAAGTCGATACCTTTCCGGGCTCGGAACAACGACTCACCAGCGAGTATCCCAGCAGACTGATGCCGACTTCGGTGCGCATTGGGCTGGACTACGAGCCTGTGTATCAGGACTGGGGCGGACAACTGCAATGGTATCTGGTTGAGCGTGCAGATAGGCTATCCACCAGAGACAGAGGGGATACCCAGCGTATTCCACCGGGTGGTACGCCCGGTTATGGTACGCTGAATATCTCGGGTTTTTATCAGGTCAGCAATAAACTGAGATTACAACTGGAGGTGGAGAACCTGTTTGATAAGGATTATCGCATCCATGGCTCAGGGCAAAATGAGGCGGGCCGGAACTTTATTCTTGGGATACAGGGCAGTTTCTAA
- a CDS encoding methyl-accepting chemotaxis protein, whose translation MFNRGLVKHIDQLERELSEQRALVQSIQSNVAYIEFTPAGEVLMANSPFLAVMGYQEREVVGQHHRIFCKQDYAQRLEYKQFWQDLQDGNSKAGTFQRNNSSGEPVWLEATYFPIILNHKVVKVVKIATDVTSEFISLQSQLAVSKALDRSMAIIEFTPDGTIIKANDNFMQVMECKEADIVGKHHKIFCSEKFYQENPDFWRNLRDGNMQTGQFERMSLKGKSVWLEATYNPVLNENGRVEKVIKFAADISQRVEEAQAVRKAAEVAYSTAVETAQIAVQGADILTNAISTSSDIEGQVGELMSSIEELNQQSDQIGAIVSTISAIAEQTNLLALNAAIEAARAGDMGRGFAVVADEVRQLASRTSQSTQEITEVVKRNQLLTQNVTEQITSVSHRAKQGNELTKEVAQVIEEISAGAENVSQTVSGLSQNPDS comes from the coding sequence ATGTTCAATCGTGGCCTTGTGAAACACATTGATCAACTAGAGCGTGAATTGAGTGAACAGCGTGCACTCGTGCAATCGATACAGAGCAACGTGGCCTACATTGAGTTCACCCCGGCCGGTGAAGTACTGATGGCTAATTCTCCATTTCTTGCTGTGATGGGATATCAGGAACGCGAAGTAGTTGGTCAGCATCACCGTATCTTTTGCAAGCAAGACTATGCACAAAGGCTTGAATACAAGCAATTTTGGCAGGACTTGCAAGATGGCAACAGCAAAGCCGGTACATTTCAGCGAAACAATAGCAGTGGCGAGCCGGTATGGCTGGAGGCCACCTACTTTCCCATTATCCTCAACCACAAGGTCGTAAAAGTAGTAAAAATCGCAACGGATGTCACCAGTGAGTTTATTTCTTTGCAATCACAGCTGGCAGTGTCAAAAGCGCTCGACAGAAGTATGGCAATTATTGAGTTCACCCCTGACGGCACTATCATCAAAGCCAATGATAACTTTATGCAAGTGATGGAGTGTAAAGAAGCGGATATCGTTGGGAAGCACCATAAGATATTTTGCTCTGAAAAGTTTTATCAGGAGAATCCTGATTTCTGGCGTAACCTGCGAGACGGAAATATGCAGACTGGCCAGTTTGAACGTATGAGTCTGAAGGGTAAGTCGGTATGGTTGGAGGCAACCTATAATCCGGTTTTAAATGAAAATGGTCGAGTGGAAAAAGTCATTAAGTTTGCCGCTGATATCTCACAGCGTGTTGAGGAGGCACAGGCTGTGCGTAAAGCGGCCGAAGTGGCCTATTCTACTGCGGTGGAAACCGCTCAGATAGCAGTGCAGGGCGCAGACATTCTTACCAACGCCATCAGTACCTCGAGTGACATCGAAGGGCAGGTTGGCGAATTGATGAGCTCTATCGAAGAGCTTAATCAACAATCGGATCAAATTGGAGCGATCGTCTCTACTATCAGTGCAATCGCAGAACAAACTAATTTACTGGCCCTGAATGCGGCTATTGAAGCAGCCCGGGCCGGGGATATGGGGCGAGGTTTTGCTGTGGTGGCGGACGAGGTCAGGCAACTGGCTTCCCGCACCAGTCAATCCACACAGGAAATTACAGAGGTGGTAAAACGCAACCAGTTGCTAACCCAAAACGTTACTGAACAGATTACCTCAGTATCGCATAGGGCCAAGCAGGGGAATGAGTTGACCAAAGAGGTGGCTCAGGTCATAGAAGAGATTAGCGCCGGAGCTGAGAATGTGTCTCAGACCGTTTCCGGCCTGTCTCAGAATCCGGACTCGTAA
- a CDS encoding LysR family transcriptional regulator has translation MLNQRKLRQVSNLDLKLLKTFLAVVQAGSFTGAESILGLSRSAISIYISDLEKRLGMKLCSRGRAGFSLTLEGQTVYEAALRLMSAAEQFQEEVNNTYSVLKGELNIGIIDNLVSIPHRTISQALAKLKQTSSEVKVNIRMSNPADITLALLEGELDVGVMPSLTSIDGLKLHPLYSETSSLYCSEQHPLFNQPDKLENIQQCSAVLPVYAEQMNLPQLFDNLDVAATSNNRDGVAFLVLTHEYIGFLPDHYASRWVDKGEMRAILPEKFSLTTDFYIATRQAQRNRRVLDVFLQALGMTD, from the coding sequence ATGCTCAATCAACGAAAACTGCGCCAGGTCAGTAATCTGGATCTGAAACTGCTGAAAACCTTCCTTGCCGTTGTCCAGGCGGGCAGCTTTACCGGCGCAGAGAGCATACTGGGGTTAAGTCGCTCGGCGATTTCTATCTATATCTCCGATCTGGAAAAACGCCTGGGCATGAAGCTCTGTTCCCGGGGCCGGGCCGGATTCAGCCTGACACTGGAAGGACAGACCGTCTACGAAGCCGCACTGAGGCTAATGAGCGCTGCCGAACAATTCCAGGAAGAGGTGAACAATACCTACTCTGTACTCAAGGGTGAGCTGAATATCGGCATTATCGATAATCTGGTCAGCATCCCCCATCGCACCATAAGTCAGGCGCTGGCCAAACTCAAACAAACCAGCAGTGAAGTGAAAGTAAATATCCGTATGAGCAACCCGGCGGATATCACCCTGGCACTTCTGGAAGGTGAGCTTGATGTGGGGGTCATGCCCAGCCTGACATCCATCGATGGTCTGAAACTGCACCCATTGTACAGCGAAACCAGTTCGCTGTACTGCTCAGAGCAGCACCCCCTGTTCAACCAGCCTGATAAGCTTGAAAATATTCAACAGTGCAGTGCCGTATTGCCCGTCTATGCCGAACAGATGAACCTGCCGCAGCTGTTCGACAATCTGGATGTTGCGGCAACCTCCAACAACCGTGATGGCGTGGCTTTTCTGGTGCTGACCCACGAATATATCGGCTTCTTACCCGACCACTACGCCAGCCGCTGGGTAGATAAGGGCGAGATGCGTGCTATCCTGCCCGAGAAATTCAGTCTTACCACAGATTTTTATATCGCCACCCGCCAGGCCCAGCGCAACCGGCGGGTACTGGATGTGTTTCTGCAAGCGCTGGGAATGACGGACTAA
- a CDS encoding PD40 domain-containing protein: MKPVICVLKIGLLATWLHLLGCSSDLTGGSDNERSAKQPESTENYQQRLLFVSNQDGDREIYTVGIDGSALHQLTNTDRDDYEASWSPDGSAILFTSNRNAGNAEIYLMKADGSQQTRLTNHPGYDGQARWSPDGNWIVFSSDRHDGVIHLYTMRPDGSDIRQITSDNDASYDSPRWSPDSKRIAYLKFNIRAKADTWIVNFDTLEHRQLTNNPKHEDGKASWAPDSGRLVYHSRRNREFNIYQYDLSLSEERKLTHLPSSDSLPQWSHQTGEILFLSTRGPYGRTQLHTMKEDGSQQRSFTDAQHQIDDAIWLADDSGILMVSWQGGRYSNVFALDLAGDRLWAVSPAKGYQSQPVPEPAVLPKSIAQLARH, encoded by the coding sequence GTGAAACCTGTAATCTGTGTACTGAAAATTGGCCTGTTAGCCACATGGCTGCATCTGTTGGGGTGCTCTTCTGATCTTACCGGTGGCTCAGACAACGAAAGATCTGCCAAGCAACCGGAGAGTACTGAAAATTATCAACAGCGGCTGCTGTTTGTTTCTAACCAGGATGGTGACAGAGAAATTTACACTGTGGGCATCGATGGCAGTGCATTGCATCAGCTAACCAATACAGATCGTGATGACTATGAGGCCAGTTGGTCACCCGATGGCAGCGCTATTCTGTTTACCTCCAACAGAAATGCAGGTAACGCAGAAATCTATCTGATGAAGGCTGATGGCAGTCAGCAGACTCGTCTGACAAACCATCCGGGCTATGATGGCCAGGCCCGCTGGTCACCGGATGGTAACTGGATCGTCTTCTCATCTGACCGTCACGACGGCGTCATCCACCTTTATACCATGCGCCCTGATGGCTCCGATATCCGGCAGATTACCAGCGATAATGACGCAAGTTATGATTCTCCCCGGTGGTCTCCCGACAGCAAACGGATTGCCTACCTAAAATTCAATATCCGGGCCAAAGCGGACACCTGGATAGTGAATTTTGACACCCTTGAACATCGGCAACTAACCAACAATCCCAAACATGAAGACGGCAAAGCCAGTTGGGCACCGGATTCCGGGCGTCTGGTTTATCACTCCCGCCGAAATCGCGAGTTTAATATCTATCAATACGATTTAAGTTTAAGTGAAGAGCGTAAGCTGACCCACTTACCTTCTTCAGATTCACTACCACAGTGGTCACACCAAACAGGAGAAATTCTGTTTCTATCAACCCGTGGGCCTTATGGGCGCACACAACTTCATACTATGAAGGAAGATGGTTCCCAGCAACGCAGTTTTACTGATGCTCAACACCAGATAGATGACGCAATCTGGTTGGCAGATGACTCAGGAATATTGATGGTAAGTTGGCAAGGCGGGAGATACTCCAATGTGTTTGCACTGGACTTAGCCGGTGACAGACTATGGGCAGTCTCTCCGGCTAAGGGCTATCAAAGTCAACCCGTGCCAGAACCTGCCGTACTTCCCAAATCTATAGCGCAACTTGCCAGGCATTAA
- a CDS encoding M1 family metallopeptidase, with protein MKAIHCALLFSATLLLGACDSGTSQSPQTTLSAEAPVATTDSPDTIEAQKDYHSFANPDEIRVTHLDLDLEVDFSNRVLSGEVMLQFERSKINASILILDTRDLDIHGVTSMGQPVEYSLGETDPHLGTPLQIKVPKSAQHVTVQYSTSPQASGVQWLTPEQTAGKAHPFLFTQAQAIHARSFIPLQDSPQVRVTYNARIHTPEELRAVMSAANDPEAEKSGVYEFTMPQPIPSYLIALAVGDLEFKAMGERTGVYAEKEILDAAAKEFEDTKAMLIATEEKFGAYSWDRYDLLILPPSFPFGGMENPRLSFITPTVIAGDKSLVSLIAHELAHSWSGNTVTNATWRDLWLNEGFTTYLTYRIMEMIYGEEREQMEFVLGMESLKADIEALPEEDEILAIDLRGRDPDEVFSDIPYEKGALFVRELEQKVGREAFDDFLMQYFKDFAFESITTNQFVSYLDQTLLKDHADKLSRERIHHWIFEPGIPQGAPEAESDAFVKIDKAREQWLQGEIQASDISTGNWNTHQWLYFLNNMPDKLTEAQMAELDSAFSLTQAGNNEIAHSWLLMAVNNQYQPAYERLYDYLTRIGRNKLVKPLYQALSKTPEGKAFAKKAFEEAKPGYHPLTIKANEDFVN; from the coding sequence ATGAAAGCCATACATTGCGCATTGTTATTCAGTGCCACGCTTTTGCTGGGGGCCTGCGATTCAGGCACCAGTCAGTCTCCTCAGACAACGCTATCTGCGGAAGCGCCGGTGGCCACAACAGACAGCCCCGATACTATTGAGGCGCAAAAAGACTATCACTCATTTGCCAACCCCGATGAAATTCGTGTCACCCATCTGGATTTGGATCTGGAAGTGGATTTTTCCAACCGTGTGCTTTCTGGTGAGGTGATGTTGCAGTTCGAGCGCAGCAAGATAAATGCCTCTATATTGATACTGGATACCCGCGATTTGGATATTCACGGTGTGACCTCCATGGGCCAGCCGGTGGAATACAGTCTGGGCGAAACCGATCCTCACCTGGGCACGCCGCTGCAGATAAAAGTGCCAAAAAGTGCCCAGCATGTGACAGTGCAGTATAGTACTTCACCTCAGGCATCCGGCGTGCAGTGGCTGACACCTGAGCAAACCGCCGGTAAAGCGCATCCGTTTTTGTTTACACAGGCGCAGGCCATTCATGCCCGCAGCTTTATTCCACTGCAGGATTCTCCACAGGTGCGGGTGACCTACAATGCCAGAATTCACACCCCTGAAGAGTTACGGGCCGTGATGAGCGCTGCTAATGATCCCGAGGCAGAAAAATCAGGTGTGTATGAATTTACTATGCCGCAACCTATTCCTTCTTATCTGATTGCACTGGCTGTGGGAGATCTGGAATTTAAAGCCATGGGCGAGCGCACGGGCGTGTATGCTGAAAAAGAGATTCTGGATGCTGCAGCGAAGGAATTTGAAGATACTAAAGCTATGCTGATTGCCACCGAAGAGAAGTTTGGCGCCTACAGCTGGGACAGGTATGACCTGCTGATCCTGCCGCCATCTTTTCCTTTTGGTGGTATGGAGAATCCCCGTTTGTCCTTTATCACGCCCACGGTGATCGCCGGTGATAAAAGCCTGGTATCTCTGATAGCCCATGAGCTGGCTCATTCCTGGTCCGGTAATACCGTTACCAATGCCACCTGGCGGGATCTGTGGCTGAACGAAGGCTTTACCACCTATCTCACTTACCGGATCATGGAAATGATCTATGGTGAAGAACGTGAACAGATGGAGTTTGTATTGGGGATGGAATCCTTGAAGGCCGATATCGAAGCCCTGCCTGAAGAGGACGAGATACTTGCCATTGATCTGCGTGGCCGCGATCCCGATGAGGTATTCTCTGATATTCCCTATGAGAAAGGGGCACTCTTTGTGCGCGAACTGGAACAAAAAGTCGGTCGCGAAGCCTTTGATGACTTTTTAATGCAGTATTTCAAAGACTTTGCCTTTGAGAGTATTACCACTAATCAGTTTGTCAGCTATCTGGACCAGACCCTGCTAAAAGATCATGCGGATAAGTTGTCCCGTGAGCGCATTCATCACTGGATCTTTGAACCGGGTATTCCACAGGGGGCTCCGGAGGCTGAGTCCGATGCTTTTGTGAAGATAGACAAGGCCAGAGAACAGTGGCTACAGGGCGAGATTCAGGCTTCGGATATCAGCACTGGTAACTGGAATACCCACCAGTGGCTGTATTTTCTGAATAATATGCCCGATAAATTAACTGAAGCCCAGATGGCTGAACTGGATTCTGCCTTTTCGCTGACCCAGGCAGGTAATAACGAGATTGCTCACAGCTGGCTGCTTATGGCGGTGAATAACCAATACCAGCCAGCCTATGAACGTCTTTATGATTACCTTACCCGTATCGGCCGCAATAAACTGGTTAAGCCTTTGTATCAGGCACTGTCAAAAACCCCCGAAGGTAAAGCTTTTGCTAAAAAGGCGTTTGAGGAAGCCAAACCCGGCTACCACCCGCTGACCATTAAAGCTAACGAGGATTTCGTCAATTAA
- a CDS encoding aminotransferase class III-fold pyridoxal phosphate-dependent enzyme, with protein MSSQTKPTPESMRHHWLAFTSNRRFHQSPRLVSKAEGLFYHTPDGHKLYDSLSGLWCSPLGHGNQAIKEAITGQLDELDYAPAFNVSHPKAFELSEKLAALAPGDLDHVLYCSSGSEAADTALKLARAYWRAKGKPEKSKFIGRAKGYHGVNFGGISVGGIGPNRKSYGQTLDAYHLPHTWLAENAFSRGLPTEGDHLADALNQILEVQDASNIAAVIVEPMAGSGGVIIPSAGYLKRLRELCDKHDILLIFDEVITGFGRMGEVFGADYFNVQPDILTCAKALTNGVVPMGAVITSQEIYQTMMDQPGDEYSIEFMHGYTYSAHPLACAAALASIEQIANPAMMEQVRGLSELFENAIHDLRGLPLVEDIRNIGLAGAVQIEMDPAHPLKRASDISARCWEKGVYVRFGGNNLSFAPPFISQPQDIHEIFARVAEAITEYAKA; from the coding sequence ATGTCAAGTCAAACTAAGCCTACCCCTGAATCCATGCGCCATCACTGGCTGGCATTTACCAGCAATCGGCGTTTTCATCAGTCGCCTAGGCTGGTCAGTAAAGCAGAGGGACTGTTTTACCATACACCGGATGGCCATAAGCTCTATGATAGTCTTTCGGGGTTGTGGTGTTCGCCCCTTGGTCACGGTAATCAGGCGATCAAAGAGGCCATCACCGGGCAGTTAGATGAACTGGACTATGCACCAGCCTTTAATGTCAGTCATCCCAAGGCTTTTGAATTATCAGAAAAACTGGCGGCGCTGGCACCCGGTGATCTTGACCATGTGCTGTATTGCAGCTCCGGCTCAGAAGCGGCCGATACCGCGCTGAAACTGGCTCGCGCCTATTGGCGGGCCAAGGGTAAACCGGAGAAAAGTAAATTTATCGGCCGGGCTAAGGGCTACCATGGCGTAAATTTCGGCGGCATTTCCGTTGGCGGTATCGGTCCTAACCGCAAAAGCTACGGTCAGACACTGGATGCCTACCATTTGCCCCATACCTGGCTGGCAGAAAATGCCTTCAGCCGTGGCCTGCCCACTGAAGGTGATCACCTGGCCGATGCCCTGAATCAGATTCTCGAAGTGCAGGACGCCAGCAATATTGCGGCAGTGATTGTCGAGCCGATGGCCGGTTCCGGCGGCGTCATCATTCCTTCGGCCGGTTATCTGAAGAGATTGCGCGAGCTTTGCGACAAGCACGATATTCTGCTGATTTTTGATGAGGTAATCACCGGTTTCGGGCGCATGGGCGAGGTATTCGGGGCCGATTATTTTAATGTGCAGCCGGATATTCTCACCTGCGCCAAGGCGCTGACCAACGGTGTGGTACCCATGGGGGCAGTGATCACCAGTCAGGAAATCTATCAGACTATGATGGATCAGCCCGGAGATGAATACAGTATCGAATTTATGCATGGCTATACCTATTCCGCGCACCCTCTGGCCTGTGCAGCGGCGCTGGCCAGCATCGAACAGATCGCCAACCCTGCCATGATGGAGCAGGTGAGGGGATTGAGCGAGCTATTTGAAAATGCGATTCACGATCTCAGGGGCCTGCCACTGGTGGAAGACATTCGTAATATCGGTCTTGCCGGTGCGGTTCAGATTGAAATGGACCCGGCTCACCCTCTGAAACGGGCCAGCGACATCAGTGCCCGTTGTTGGGAAAAGGGCGTGTATGTGCGCTTCGGTGGCAATAACTTAAGTTTTGCGCCGCCTTTTATCAGCCAGCCACAGGACATTCATGAGATTTTTGCCCGGGTGGCCGAAGCCATCACCGAGTACGCTAAAGCTTAA
- a CDS encoding DUF6445 family protein codes for MQLNPDANIDILRPGLERTPVIVMDNLATDLQPLLETAQQREFTSPQKAAYPGVRAPLPHEYTKTLLQAVYSLITDLYQIPKHLKLYPLNQYYSLVSTAPEKLARLQRVPHFDNLSPYYFAIMHYLAPGPRGGTGFFRHGPSGFENINASRFETFKGSAEAYMAEHGEPPSRYQTQSDEHFVITETISYQQNRLMIYPGTLLHSGLIDPDTDIDANPQTGRLTANLFIEFK; via the coding sequence ATCCAACTCAACCCTGATGCAAATATCGATATTCTGAGGCCTGGTCTTGAGCGCACTCCGGTAATTGTGATGGACAATCTTGCCACCGATCTGCAACCTCTGCTTGAGACAGCACAACAAAGAGAGTTTACATCACCTCAAAAGGCGGCCTACCCCGGCGTTCGGGCTCCGTTACCCCATGAGTACACCAAAACCCTGTTGCAGGCAGTTTATTCATTAATCACGGATCTGTATCAGATACCCAAACACCTTAAACTCTATCCGCTGAATCAATACTATTCTCTTGTCAGCACTGCACCTGAAAAGCTGGCCCGGCTGCAACGGGTTCCCCATTTTGACAATTTGTCACCCTACTATTTTGCCATTATGCATTACCTGGCACCGGGCCCACGGGGAGGAACCGGCTTTTTCAGACACGGACCAAGCGGCTTTGAGAATATAAATGCATCCCGCTTTGAAACATTCAAAGGATCTGCAGAAGCCTACATGGCAGAGCATGGCGAGCCGCCATCACGCTATCAGACACAAAGTGACGAACACTTTGTCATCACAGAGACAATCTCCTATCAACAGAACAGGCTGATGATTTATCCCGGTACATTGCTTCACTCCGGACTGATAGATCCAGACACCGATATTGATGCCAACCCGCAAACGGGCAGGCTCACTGCCAATCTGTTTATTGAATTTAAATAA